A DNA window from Linepithema humile isolate Giens D197 chromosome 6, Lhum_UNIL_v1.0, whole genome shotgun sequence contains the following coding sequences:
- the LOC105669023 gene encoding E3 SUMO-protein ligase ZBED1-like codes for MRLQRNNLGFKVCVQLFHTSKQCVLFPKRISNLRLRSERLATVSNESNDDLSSDTSSSVSNKRQKLEFKVKLRQPNRDVQIDMAFERTNSFRDGGLMANRITNAVLYMIATDNAPLSIIKNDGFKLLMKTAVPLYKLPSRKTITRLMAVKYEMLKEDVKLHLKELTSYTITCDNWTDVKIATAIVTDSAANIKKAVYELLGRSKHLPCFAHLLSHLVPDVMAGRWDSSINVDDIITKVRNIVVLVKRSIVATDELKRLQIRDGKTEATALKFIQDVSTQWNSTLYMLERFLVLKEYVYLVTLKCRNIPEMLTRDEIQLLKNLVCLLTPIERVIREISGDTYPTTSLIIPIIHCMEEAIHSWEPKEDDNDNVKKTSMEFKDKLLKAKEHRFKEQELNSILAVSTILDLRFKKLHFQSALTASSAITKINSLLKFDAASEMSNTIPKKPFNSESNIWEYRDKMVTKNMDASNDKEGLNLELRHYLN; via the exons atGAGGCTGCAGAGAAACAACCTCGGATTCAAG GTTTGCGTCCAGTTATTCCACACCTCTAAGCAGTGCGTCCTGTTCCCCAAGCGGATCTCGAACTTACGGTTGCGATCGGAAAGACTCGCAACAGTGTCTAACGAATCTAACGATGACCTTTCATCAGATACAAGTTCTTCTGTTAGCAATAAACGCCAGAAACTTGAATTTAAG GTGAAGCTCAGACAGCCCAATCGTGATGTACAAATCGATATGGCATTTGAGAGAACCAATTCTTTTAGAg ACGGCGGTTTGATGGCTAATCGAATAACAAACGCAGTGCTATATATGATCGCTACTGATAATGCAcctttatcaataattaaaaatgatggCTTTAAGCTGTTAATGAAAACGGCGGTGCCATTATATAAACTACCGAGCAGAAAGACAATTACAAGACTAATGGCTGTTAAATATGAAATGCTCAAAGAGGATGTTAAGCTGCATCTTAAAGAACTTACGTCGTACACAATAACTTGTGACAACTGGACGGATGTAA AGATTGCAACAGCAATTGTAACCGATAGCgcagcaaatataaaaaaagctgtGTACGAGTTGCTCGGTCGATCTAAGCACCTACCGTGCTTTGCTCATCTTCTTTCACATTTGGTTCCCGATGTGATGGCTGGTCGATGGGATAGTTCGATAAATGTAGACGATATTATTACTAAAGTGAGAAATATCGTCGTTTTAGTAAAAAGGAGTATCGTAGCTACCGACGAGTTAAAACGCTTACAAATCCGTGACGGAAAAACTGAAGCCACAGCTCTTAAATTTATCCAAGATGTTTCAACTCAATGGAACTCAACATTATACATGCTGGAGAGATTCCTCGTTCTCAAAGAATACGTTTATCTTGTAACATTAAAGTGCCGAAATATCCCAGAGATGTTAACACGTGACGAAAttcaattattgaaaaatctcGTTTGCCTGCTCACACCAATTGAAAGAGTCATTAGAGAAATAAGCGGTGACACATATCCCACAACAAGTTTAATTATACCTATAATTCATTGCATGGAAGAAGCGATACACTCTTGGGAACCAAAAGAAGATGACAATGATAATGTGAAGAAAACAAGTATGGAATTCAAGGATAAACTTCTAAAGGCAAAAGAACACAGGTTTAAGGAACAAGAATTGAATTCAATTCTTGCTGTCTCAACTATATTAGATCTAAGATTTAAGAAACTACATTTCCAAAGCGCGCTGACGGCATCCTCTgccattacaaaaattaactcacttttgaaatttgatgcaGCTTCTGAAATGTCCAATACAATTCCAAAAAAGCCTTTCAACAGTGAATCAAATATCTGGGAATACCGTGATAAAATGGTGACCAAGAATATGGATGCGAGCAACGACAAAGAAGGTCTCAACTTGGAATTGCGGCATTATCTTAATTAA